ccctcgcgtaggggagccccacgcccaaggagtgcgccctgtaaggagagccgcccagcgcaaaagaaagtgccccctgcccaggaatggtgccgcacacacggagagctgacacaacaagatgacacaacaagcagagacacagattcccatgctgctgacaacagaagcggacaaagaagacgcagtaaatagacacagagaacagacaactggggtgaggggggaaggggaaataaataaataaatcttaaaaaaaaaaattgtcctggggaagcgaatttggctcaactgatagcaagtccacctgccacatgggaggtccagggttcaaacccagggtccacatgcagtgcttatgcgtacaaggagtgccctgccattcagggatgtcccccacatagaggagccccacatgcaaggagtgtgccccgtacggagagctgccccatatgagaaaagtgcagcctgcccatgagtggcaccgcacaaatggagagctgacacagcaagataacgcaacaaaaagagacacagattcccggtgccactgacaagaataccagcggacacagaagaacacacagcaaatggacacagagagcagacaatggtgggggggtgggaaagagaaattttaaaaaattgtcctgcatgacattgcaatgacggatacaggtcattataggttttgtgaaaacctataaaattgtgtgatgccaagtataaactataatgcaaattacaggccatggttagtagcagtgcttcagtatgtgttcatcaactgtaacaaatgtaccacactaatgaaagatgctgttaatggggagaagtgtgggagggggaaatcccctatattttcgatgtaacatttatataatctaaagcttctttcaaaataaagaactttttatatattcaaagaaaaaagataatataagagagctttttttaaatgaaggtgcatttattcacttattttaatGCAGCTTtacaagttatttttatttttagcatttttagcTTGGTCTGGCCACCTTCTCCATCCATACCACACTAccctggaaaataattttaaaacatattatcttttttacttatttttgcatatatcAGGGATTGAGGTCATTGTTTTACAAAATGAGAAATATCAGTTTTTCCAACTTGTTCTTGTATCTCAACAGGCTCTCATTGAAAGTTCTCTAAATCAGCTAATCTAGCATTAATATAAGAGAGCTTTTTTATAACTGgggtaagaaaataatttttttttagtgatcttttttatttctccctgccccctcatcgttttgcatttgctatgtctgttttgttgtgtgctggtcttctccttctaggaggcaccaggaaccaaacctggggacctctcatgtgggagggaggcacctaatcacctgagccaccccCATTCCCTATTTTTGTTGCatgtctcattatgtttcctcattgtctcttggttgtgtcatctcactgtgccaccttgttgcatcagctcaccatgccagcctgtcacatcaacctcccaggtggtaggcaggagtccaatcacttgagccacatctgcttccctgtatggtttgtttttgtacatttttctctgtgtgttttattttacaatataaaaattttaaaaatagcatttatctCAATGTTTttgagagaattaaatgagataaggcaTAGGAACCAGCTTGCAAGGAGCATGACACACTTAAAGTCCTGAATATTGTCCGCAACTGTTTATCATTGGGTCTGGGACATGCTCGTGTACATGGAGCACAGCAGAGGACTTGTGGGTGATCCCACCTGCTCACAGGAAGGTGTGTGGGGCACAGGTGGAAGAGATGGTGTCAGGGACCGAGAGAGGCCAAGGAGACAGCGCAGTCACAAGCCAGCCAGGATGGAGTAATGCTTTTCTCCTCCTGGGCCCTTCAGCCAGAAGACCATGGAGTCCCCCAACCTTGGGGGAGGGGTATTCCAAGTTCAAGTATATGAAGGAGCTTCAGGAGTCAGACTGGGAGCTCTGGAGGGCAGGATGCCACCTGCTGCAGCTCCAAGCACCCCCACCATTGCTCAGCATGGCCTGGCCCAGCAAGAGCCCAAGCCAGGGCACCAACCAGCCTTAGCCAGAGTGGCCAGGACCCTGCCCTGTGCGGATGCAGAGCCCATTGGCAGAAGGACAGAAGCTTCATCCACATTGGTCTCTGGGTTTTGGAAAGTTCTGTTACTGCCATCCCAACCCCTGGCACCATGCTAGGCAGGGCAGGACAGAGTTACAGAGCCTGAGCTGCCTCAGGTAAGCACAATGGGCTAAAGACTAACACTCCTCCCCAAAGCCACCTGGACAATGGGGGTGGTTGGATCTCCCCCAAACCTGGCAAGTCAAGGTTTGTTTTCTATGTTAGGTATAATTATCACAAGATTAAATTCACCCTTTTTAAGTATATAGTctgatgaattttgacaaatgtatacagtCATATAACTCAATCCagatagagaacatttccatcagcCCAAAGAGTTCTCTCAGGCAGAACCTTTGCAGTCAATCTTCTCTTCCCACCTTTGGCGCCTGGccactgctaaactgttttctatCCCTATAGTTTTGACTCCTCCAGAATGTCAAGTAAGTGGACTCATTCAGGATGTAGTTTTTGAATCGGGTTCATTAGTTCAGCATAATGCCTttaagatccatccatgttgttgcaaaTATCAaaagttcctttctttttattgcttaatAATATTTCACTATACGGATATATCACaatttgatgggcatttgagttgtttccagtttttggcaattagGAATCAAACTGCTATACACATTGATGTACAGGTCTTCCAGTGGACActtactttcatttctttaaggTAAATACTCAGGAGTGAGATCTCAGGGTGTTAGTCTAAGTGTACATTTAGCTttataagaaaattacaaactcTTTTCCCAAGAGGGTGTATTCCATCTTTGTTTTTATCCCCGTTGGTAAAACCACTCTTGTCATCAACAGCAGAAGACTGATCTGACAATTGTGGAAAGACTAATGACTCACTAATTCAGTGAGAAACTCAAATGATGGAATATTTGTGAAAAACATTGCCATTTTAGTACTTTGAAGTACCAGCTGCAACTCAAAGCATTGTGGTTTTTAGCTCTGGTTTTACCACTGAAAGTCCTGTGTTCTGGGAAGCTCCTCAGTCCTGGAACCAAACTGGGACAGTTGGTCATCTGACTATTGAGTGTCGGACGCTGTACTGGGAAGTCATCACATTATTTTGTCCATGGGCCATTGTCAAGGGCAGGCTTACTTGTCCCCCTCTTGTGTCTAAGGAAACAGGCTCAAAGTGGTTAGGGTACCTGCCCAAGTCCATGCTCCAGGGTAGGTGGAGCCGAACTTTGGCCCCAGGTCTGGCAGGTTCCAAAGCACTGGTGTCTTCTGGGCAGTATCCTGCTCCTTAGGTGCCCAGCTCTGGGTCTTGGGGAGGGTGGATCAGGGGGCACAGTGCTGTACTCAAGCATACAGGCTCTCAGGTGGGCCTGGTGAGGCTTGGCTGCCCTCTGGTGGCAGAGGGGGTGGCACTCTGGGTCTGGGTACATTCTTGCTAGGCAGCccatggtggtgggggggggggcggggaatggtgtctcttcctcccagggagcaGGACCTCAAATCTAGCCTCAGCCCTAGGAAAGTGCCACATCAAGTGCCACATCAAAGGTCCCCACCAGGATCCACTGGGGGCTTTGGTCCATCCACCCATGAGTTATGTGTCCACTCAAGCCCTCACAGACCCAAGGCCAGACAGCTGGATTTGAGTCTGTGTGACCCTGAGCCAGCCACTtactcctctgggcctcatttctttatctgtaaaatcagGATGATGACTATGTTCAATATACTTAGAACAGCCTTTGCCATTTAGGTTTTTATTACGGGTTCCTTTATACCCACAAGCTCACCCCCACCTTTGTGCATTCATTCACTTCATTCACTTAGCGTCCATCTGTGCCCTGGTCTTAGCTGGGGATGTCAGGGAAATAGCCGTGAACCAGACATGTGCTGCCCCTGCCCTTCTGTTTCTGTAACTCTCTGCTAACCCACTGTCTCCgatactcattcattcattattgaGTGTTCATTTATTCCTTCCAGCACTCACTCACCCCCTTTCTTATTCATTCATCCCCTCACTTGGCCATCGCATTTACATATTCATtcactcttcatttatttttccaggcagcttttccctccctccctactCTGTTCTCCAAGCTTTCTGGAAGCAACCACTTTGTGCTCGCCCAGAGTTAGATGCTAGGATTCTGGTCCAGTCCTCCAGTAACTACAAGGCTCATGGCAGATGGTAAGGACTTGCTGTGGGAACTGCCGCACCAGCTGCTGGGACTCAGAGCAGGGGAAGCACCAGGAAGGGAGCAACTGACCGCCTGGGAGCAGGGGCAGTCCATCAGAGTAGGCTTTGTGGAGGAGTAGCATTTAAACCAagctaagaaaaaataaataaaatatttaatttaaaaaaataaactaagctAAGAAGGGTATGTGGGAGTTCTCCACATAGAATGAAACACTCTAGGCAGTCTTTGTTTTGTggcacgggggtgggggtgggaggtgggagtatGTATCCAGGCTGCTGGGGTGTGCCATGTAAGGTGAATGTTAGGCATGCCTGCTACCCTTCATTCAGGCCAAGGCAGGTTCCAGTGGCAGCCTAATTCATCAACTCTGGCCTCTGAGAATCAGTCCAGTATCAAGTGGCCACAAATGGCCTTCAGAGCATCAAGGCAGCACCCACTGGGCCACCTCCACCTGTCTACCTCACTGCCCCACTAGGAGAGCTATCCTGAACCAAGAGACTACGCAGGCAACAGCAGCAGCATCTGAAATATCTGGACTCCAAGATgccaaatgtttattgagtgccttGCTGTGGGCCAGTCCTTGCCCCAGACACTGAGGATACAGCATTGAACAAGTCAAGAGATTCTCCTCTCCAGAGGGCAACAAGTGATAAACAAGAAAACCAGTAACTGGTAAGTCCACTAGAAACACAACTGTAGTTAAACAGGGGTTGAAAGGAAGAAGACAGCACCTAACCTCAGTAAGAGGCTGTTTAAAAGACTATATAGGATTAGGCCTTGTGTTTGGTGATTTGGGGGCTTTTTCTCCGGGTTAGATGCTGTCGGGAAGCCTGGTCAATTCTGATTGGGtatctttttttggggggagggggggaagagtatcttaataaatatttaaagtagaGGAATGAAGAAGGCTAACCAGTAAAGAAGCAGCAGTCATTCATGTTAGCCAGAATGGAAAGATGTTTGAACAATATTCTTGCCTTTGTCTGACTTCAAACATGATTACAGAGGAGTCTTATTTATGTCTTGATCCATTGCGGTCACAGAGTGGCCTTGTGTGATGTTTGTGTTCTCCGAAATTGTTTATATTCAACAGGAAAACACCAAGGCCTGGCTGTGAGGGCCGGGTCAGCTTCCAGATATGAGAAGCTGCTTTGCTCTTAAAAGAAAGGCTCCTTCACTCAGCCGGGGTTTATTTGCTAGGTGCCAGGTGCGAAGTAACTCGAGGCAGACGAAGGAGATTCAGCCCGGGTCCGAAGGGAGCTCGCAGGGAACTGTCCGCGCTGTCTTAAAGAACAGGCGGTTGTCACAAGCGGGAGGAGGGGCGGACGAGACCCGAGCAGCAGTCAGGACAAAGACCCGGGGGCGGGGAGCGCGGGGCGTGAGGTCAGGGCGGGGGTCTCTCCgcagggctgcggggctgcggggctgcgaaATGGGGCGCCCCAGCGCATGGGAGGCAGAGAGGTGTGCTGAGGCCGCACCACTGGGCATGGGCCGCCACCTCTCCCCCGGGACGCGGGGGTGCGACTGCATTTATTTGCTCAAAAACAGGAAATGAAATCAAGTACCTTTGATCAAAATAAGCCCCGCCGGCCTCGGGCTCATGAATATTCAGCAGGTTGCTTCGGGCTTGCGACTTCGCCCCACCCCTCTCACGAAAAGAAGACTGCGCTTGCGTGGCTGGCGCGCCGCGCTGTCGTCACATGTGCGCGTCACGCCATCGTCATATGTGCGCGCCTCCGCTGCTTGCCAGGGGAGCCGCGGCGCAGTTATGGCGAGCTCAGCCGCCCCGTCAGTGCGACCTCCGAGGCCCAAGAAAGAGCCGCAGGCGCTTGTCATCCCCAAGAATGCGGCGGAGGAGCAAAAGCTCAAGCTGGAGCGGCTCATGAAGAACCCGGTGAGACGAGGCACGGGCTCGAAAGACCCTCTGAGTCCCAGGCCTTATCGTTTGCGGCGCCACAGATTCTTTCGTCCCGGCTTCCGAGTCTCTGGGGACCCACAGGCCTCCCCCCAACTCCCGCCTTAAACTCTGGTGCTCAATACCTGAGTCTTCAGGGCCAATCCTTGCTCCTTAGAAGGAGTATCCTGCACCGGAGGTAATGAGCTTCCAGTCTGTGCTGGACGAAATCGCTGTGGAGCGGCTTCCCATACTCCCTTACCAGTTTAACTTTCTGTGAACAAAAGCGTCAGACCTACAAGACAGAAGTTAGTACAAGGTTTGTTTTCTTCTAAACGTCACCGGTTGTTAGAGAGACATTGGCGGAGACCTCTTCAGCAAGTCACTCCGCCCCGCGGTTTCGGCCTCCTCAATCAGAGGAACAGTCGGATGAGAGGGTCTCTTACAGCTTTGATTACAAAGGGTTGACCTTCCTCTTCTGGTAGTTTTTAAATTAGCCGTTTCTAGCCATAAACAGTGACCTACGTTTCCGAGGTCTGCCCTGGAAAGGTTAATAAATATCTCTTTACTGGCAAGTCTGTGAGCAGTAACATGCCCCGAGTATACAGGATGAAATAAAGTCaagacagaaggaaaaacaaaatcaactcagggaCCAAAGAGCAAAATCGccctatttctttaaattctttagttCTAAGAGATGTGACTTTGTCAGCTGGTTTATAGTAGTAAATGCCTTGGTGTTTAAATGTTGCAGGACAAAGCAGTTCCAATTccagaaaaaatgaatgaatgggcaCCTCGACCTCCCCCAGAATTCGTCAGAGATGTTATGGGTAATGTCTTCTGGGTGTGTTGGAGGGCActgtaaattaaatttttaaaaagtgtagcTATAAAATCCTGCAGTTAGTGTTTGTTATTGGATCTCtgataggaaaaaatatatattcactaGACCAGTATTTTTTCCTTATGATGAAGGGATGCTGTTGCTTATGGTTCAGCACTAGAAATTTTTCTTCTGCATTATTCTTAATGCACTGTATTGTTTTTTCTAAATGGAAAtcgttttattatttttatattgctttttaaaattatttttaatcttatttttagaTTGCAAAATAACGTATACTAATTATAagataaattaacaaaaatagaTAAGGTGTAAAAAAGTTACAACCCCCTGTACTGTAATTCCATTATTCTACGTATAACATTATGGTATTGCCTTGTGAATCTCTTTATAGTCAAAAACTATTCACATTTAAGAAGAAatgcttttataaaaatatagttGTTCTACACATACTATTTTTGTAATCTACTTTTTTTCACTTACTATATCACGGACattttttcaattcagtaaaaatctAGCATGTCAGCTATGGAATCATCCTGGGGGGAGGGTCACAGGTTCTCTTCTGAGTTTCTGGTCACTGAACTgcagtctcctctttctcttaatGCTGCATGAGAGTGGGATTTTTGTTGACTTAACATTCATCATTCATCCCACAAATATTTAGTGATGCCTATGCTATGCCAGGCATTGTACTAGCTTCTGGGTTACAATGGGGGAAAACGTAGGCCTGTTCCCCTCTGTTACTTCTTTCTTTGGTCCCTTTTGATTAAGGGTAGCCAGACTGTGTTGGTAACTAGATTTGATCAAGAACTGTGGACTGTCCTGTAGGTTCAAGTGCTGGGGCCGGCAGTGGAGAGTTCCATGTATATAGGCATCTTCGCCGGAGGGAGTACCAGCGACAGGACTACATGGATGCCATGTCTGAAAAGGTcagtgagggaggaggctggtTGAGGCCTTGGGTTTGGGCTAAGGGTAGGTACAGTTGGTGGTGTGAAGGCTACCTTCTAAAATCAGCAGCTACCCTCCAAAGTCAGACATCAAGCAAAGTCCAGGTTACTCCTAGGTCAGATTCAGCATAGCAGGATGCTCACACTAGGAGAGGAAAGAGGGCAGGGAGATGTCCATGTGTGGAAGGGGCATTTGCCGTGAAATGGAATGGCAACCAGGATCTCTCCCACCACTTTAGTTGTTATTCCTCTATTGTTCTCCCTCTTTTGGCTCTTTGCCTGTAATTCCAGTTAACTGTGTTTGGTGTGAATAGTAGTGTGTTTTCATGTGTCTGCTTCTTTGAGGATTTGGGTTTTCTGGCTTTGAGGCTAGAAATGTTAATTTTCATGACAGTGGTcaaataagtaattttttttttttttttaagatttatttatttctttgtctccccttcctcccccaccccggttgtctgttctctgtgtgtatttgctgcgtcgtcttctttgtccgcttctgttgttgtcagctgtacaggaatctgtgtgtttttctgttgcatcatcatgttgtgtcagctctccatgtgggcagcgccattcttaggcaggctgcactttcttttgtgctgggcggctctccttatggggcgcactccttgcacgtggggctcccctacacgggggacacccctgcgtggcagggcactccttgcgggtatcagcactgcacatgggccagctacacacgggtcaaggaggccggggtttgaactgcggacctcccatgtggtagatggatgccctaaccacgggaccaagtctgcttccctataagtAATTATTTTAAGAGCTTGAGAATTGCTTTAGAAATTATACTTTAAGAACTGTTAAGCTTCCTTTTACTTGGCTGGAAGGGCCAGAAACCTCTCTCCtgatgccttttaaaaatatatacttttggaCATTCCACTTGTTTTATTATTCTAATTGAATTTTGGAGTTATTTTATTTCCATCAAAAGTGTTGTTTGAGCTTTGAACCTGTAACTTGAGTGAGAATGGATGTTACAATGTTTAGTCATCCATCTGgcaactgtgtttcttttttgttgtttaaatcaTTTTGTATTTCTCAATGATGACTTGCAGAGATTTTTGCATGTCTCTCAGCCCATTTATTCGAATGTATTTTAAGTTTTTTACTGTAATGGTGTTGGGtgattctttatattttataactGGCTATTGATGATAACCAGaaacaaaaagtatatattttcagATGGCAAAAGACTGGCTatggggtttaaaaaaaaaaaaagaaaaagaagaggaggaggcaagAAAATCCTCCCCTTTTCCACTGACCGACAGGATACCACCAAAAGAGCATGGTTGGTTTTCTGAACAATCTAAGTGCTTTTAGGCTTAAGTGGTATGCTTTCTAGTTTTCTTCTAATTGAAACTGATTTCCTTCTTAAAAGGTgacccttcttttttatttcatacttTCCACTCTCAGAAAGAGGActtatattgttttgtttctaaGTCACTCTAAGAGTACCAACTAGTAGAAGGGTGAAGCCACCTTTTCCTCCTTTgccagctctttctttttttggcccATTGACCTCTGTGGCTATGACTAGAAGAAATCATAGCTGACACCTCACATCAGTAGATGTCGTTGGAGTTTACAAGTTCTTTCCTGTAGTTTATCTCATTTCATTATTCTTCCTAAAAGCTCTAGGAGAGAGGAAttattatttctcccattttattatGAGGAAACTGGCTTAGAAAGAGGGAGCTGCTAGGAAGAAATATAAgggaaatatatatgtgtgtgttattggttttgcttttttttttttagtagtagcAAGGGGTGGCAGTTGGTGGTGTGTTTGTATGTTATGCTGCTTTATGATCAGTCATTTGATAACTCTAACTAGAATTAAGACTTGGAAATTCAACAGTTCTGACCCTCTGGCCATTTGTTCTGATGACTTCCAGTCACTTTTCTAGGTCCTGGCTAAAAAGACAATCAGTACTggctctgccctcaaggagtaGGTAATGTGCTCCCTCTCATCCTTTCTTGTAGCAAAAACTGGATGCAGATTTTCAGAAGAGACTGGAAAGGAATAAAGTTGCTGCCGAGGAGCAGACTGCTAAGCGTCGGAAAAAGCGGTAAGGGCTTCATGGCGTCTGTAACTGTAATAAAGCTTAAAGGTGGGAGGTGTGAAAATAGATGGTTGGTGAATAAGTTGAGTCCTTCTTGCTATAAAAAATTCACCTGCATCACCTATAGAGGTTTGGGCTTATGACCTATAGTGGAGCAAACCAAtagaagaataacttttcttCCAGTATCTGGGGAGAGAACAATCACTTATTGCCCCCAGCTTGTCACTGATTCTTCAAAGCTTGAAAGTCAGTACTTTGGTGATCTCAAGGATTGCtgtttttcctttacttcttattttaaaatcatgtttaacCAAATATTGTTAGCAAACTTCCCATTTAACTTCTTCCTTAAATTAAGGTCTTGACCTCCCCAAGTGCTACTTGCATACTGTGTTTTgttgtagttgttgtttttattattaatatatatatatatttttaaagacctatttatttctctccccttctcccattgtctgctctctgttgtctgctctctgtgtctcagcGGCactagaaatctgtgtctctttttgttgcgtcatcttactgtgtcagctccccgtgcatgtggcgccactcctgggtgggctgcacttttttttttttcgcacCAGGCGGCTCttcttagggggcacactccttgcgcatgggtctcccctacaaggggaacacccctgcgtagcacaggactccttgcacacagcagcagtgtgcatgggccagctcaccacatagatcaggaggccctgggtttgaaccagatgtttgaaccctggacctcccatatggtaagcagacgcTCTTTATCAGGTGAGgcatgtccgcttccctattattattataaatagtCCCTCAACATTTAGAGAGCTGAGAAGGATCCTAATGACAGATCTTAAATATCTTGGAATGAAAAAGTATCTCCAATATTTTTGAGATTGTTTTCATTGCTTCTGCCAGGCTTACCAAGGATTTGGACTTAATTCATAATTGAAAACAGCTTGATAATGTTGATAATATTGGCGTGTAGAATCGTGAGaaactttctttcattttgtcaCCTTAATATTCATGTAATTATAAAGTTTTAAAGATGCCTTAAGTCGGCgtttaaaatacataataaggTAGTTAAGGAGTAATGTGCTTACCTTACATTTGCAGTCAGAAGTTGAAGGAGAAGAAATTATTGGCAAAGAAGATGAAATTTgaacagaagaaacaaaaagaaggtAAGTGGTGCTCACTGTCCTTGGTTGTAGCCTTTCAGTGTTTCACAGCGGCTGAACTGTCAAGAAACACTGAGTTTTAGAGTTTGAGACTGGTTGGCTGGCCGCTGAAAGAATGAGGGCTTATTTGTATCAGTAAGGATTCCTTTAGTTTCTTTCAGAAAGCCAGACCAACTTAAGCCAAAAAGAAAGATGTTGGCTCATATTAGTCCAAGACGGTTCTCCTTCAAGCATGACTGAAGAACACAGAAACATTCTTGGTTTTCACCCCTCTCTCTACTGCACGTCAGTGCAGTAGTCCATTGTATGGGTGTACATTTGGGTTGTTCCCAGGGTTTTGCTGTTATGAATAGAGCTGCTGTAAGCATccatgtacaggtttttgtatGAACGTCAGTTCTCgtttctcttgggtaaattcCTATGAGTAGGATTGCTGTGTCATGTATtaaatttatgtttaactttataaggaaGAAATTGACAAGGTTTTCCTGAGTGACTGCCATTTTGTATTCCCTTGAGCAGTGTATGAGAGGTGCACATCCTCATGGGCACAAggaattgttaatattttttatattagtcaTTCTAATAGATATGTAGTAGTATCTTATGGCActtactttgcatttccctagtagctactgatattgaacatcttttcatatgcttatttgccaacTGTATATCCTTGGGTAAAGTGTCTAATTTAggtattttgcctatttttaaattgggttatttgcctTATTGTTGAATTTTCAGAGTTcttatattttggatacaagccTTTATGAGAtgcatgatttgcaaatattttctcccagtcttcaCTTCTCTTTTCAGTCTCTTACTAGTGAATTACACAGAGCAaccgtttttaattttgatgaagtacaatttttttcagttttctccttcaGTCATACTTTTGGTGTTATCTCAAATAactctttgcctaacccaaggtcaaaatgaattttttctgtttt
Above is a window of Dasypus novemcinctus isolate mDasNov1 chromosome 23, mDasNov1.1.hap2, whole genome shotgun sequence DNA encoding:
- the PRKRIP1 gene encoding PRKR-interacting protein 1, which codes for MNIQQVASGLRLRPTPLTKRRLRLRGWRAALSSHVRVTPSSYVRASAACQGSRGAVMASSAAPSVRPPRPKKEPQALVIPKNAAEEQKLKLERLMKNPDKAVPIPEKMNEWAPRPPPEFVRDVMGSSAGAGSGEFHVYRHLRRREYQRQDYMDAMSEKQKLDADFQKRLERNKVAAEEQTAKRRKKRQKLKEKKLLAKKMKFEQKKQKEGSSHSQEQQDSSSEEASGTDEEEEEDEPSFIMRR